TTTGGATGCCCTAGTTGCCGTTCGAATTTTGATGACTTATCGAGTTTTATCGATGGCCAAGTAGTGAGGGGGCCATCGGAATTCCAATTTATTCTGACGACTTAGTCGTCGGAACATTACCTTCAAGGCGTTACAATTTCGACGACTTATCGAGTTTTACCGATGGCTAAGCGCAGTCATGGCCATCGTCGGAAGAGTCTTCGACTCCGTCGAAATTCCTACGGTCTTGAGCACCGTCGGAATGTCCGACTACAAGTTTTCGACGGTGTTGCTCGTCAGCAGTCCAACGAATTGTACTCAAAATCCCGATGAACTGCCGTCGGTATTTGAGGCCAAATGCACTAGTGAATAGATGCTAGGAGAAGAGTCGAAGCATAGGTATAGGGTAAATTCAAATATATCAACCATGTTTGTAGCTGCACTTTTGGACCTGGGGGAGCTCAAAGATATAGTCAAGATTTTGGTTTCAAATTTGCTTAAAAAATAGTTTTGGGTGGTCTCAATGAGATTTTGGACATTGCTCATTATAGCATTGGTGTTCCCACTCTTGTTAATTTCAACAAACTTCAATCTCAAGGAAAAAACATGAATTGGTTATCTTTTTCTTTACCCCTCAAATTTCTTCAATGTTCCAAAGCATCAAAAGGTTCCTAATGGAGTACAATTCCTTAGAAAAGTTCTTGGTTTTATGGAGATAGATAGGACAAAGTAAATGAGTTCATTAGTATTAAGTTAAAGAATGATACAAGGAGCTAAAAAGAAGTGTTTTAAATATTTTTGCTGTATTACTATAAGATATTAAGATGTTAGGTAATTATGATCAAGGATTTTATAAATAATCtgattttgtaaataaattgttaaaactttttttatattatatataaatgaaAATGACTTAAAGATTGCAATTTACTACAAAAAATAGACAAATAATTAATTGTTTCTCAATATTATATAAAACATATTACTACATAAACCATGGTATATCATTATACAAAATTCTATATAAATCAAAACAActcaatattataatttatttataaaaataaataaaaatgctattattattttttaatattattacaaTTACAGTACTACAAAATAAGCACTATTATTACAATACTCTTTTCAATTAGAAATTAAACACTATTATTACAATAATAAGGGGCACCTGTTGGATGAATATGGAAAAGTCCattaaatagataaatgagaaTATAAGTTTAGTTGTCTATCTAACAGCTGCAAACTATACTTCTGCTGATGGGCCCAATCTTTCTCTCAAAATTCTCACTCCCATGTATCTGCAATATCACAAGAAGATATACATTTTATTCTACACAAAGCAGAAGAGCATGACAAGCTATTCAGAGTAAGGGAAGAAAAAAGAAAACACACCTTCCAAGCATCATCACTGTAGCCTGAGGATTAGTTCCTGGAGAGAAAAGAAAAGTGGACCCATCAATGACTCGAACACTATCTGCTCCAAGGAGTCTATACTCTCCATCAACAACACTACCCACCTGACATCCACCATGATAATGCCAAATTGTTGTGACTGTATCTTTACAGAACTTCTCTAATGATCCCCAGCCTTCAGGGTTCCTGGGAATCAAATTTCCAATAGTTTGATAGCttgaattcatgatcttgttcAGACTCGTGCTGGGGGAAATGATTTTTTTCGTTGGGTGTGACTTAATGATCTTTTCGATGGTTCCCATTCCTTTCACACAGCTCTGTACATCCATTGGGTGATCATAGTAATTGAATTTCACAACTGGATTGTCATCAATATTGGTACTGTTATCCAATCTCAGATAACCTTTAGAAAGAGGACCTTTCACCTTTTGCAGAATAATTCCATCCTTCTTCCCTACACTCTGTTTTTCACCACACATTAGTTCATCCCCCCATTATAATAATATACATGAAATGAATAACatgtaaatgtatgtatatattttatattacCTTACTGTAAAATTTAAATCCACTGCATGTCTCTATATAGCTTCCAAATTTTGTGATACCCACTACTTGAATGAGAGAGACTGGCACTCCAATTGCCAAGGGAATATAAATGGTATTCATGGGATTGTCAGCCATACCCTTTCCAACTGCAGGCTGGTCCATTATCACTTTTATTCCCATGGACTTCAATTCTTCTGCAGGCCCAATCCCACTAAGCATAAGCAACTGTGGGCTTCCCAAAGCTCCAGCAGATATTATAACCTCACTTTTACCATCTTTCAAAAAGACTTGTTGCTCTCTTCCATCAGCATCCATGAAAACAACCCCTTTTGCTTTAGGCCTTGTTTCGTCTGCAAACAAACACAGCAGTACTACATAAAGTGTAATAAAAAAATTTTTACTAACACTGACATTGCTATTCTCAGGTTCTAACAATCTATAAATGTTATACGTAATTCACCTAGTTTAAATAAcatattttaagttttgatttgtttataCGATTTATCTGAAATCATACTCAAAACCTGATTATTAATATGACTTAAACTGAAATATCCAAGCACATCCAAACTTGACTTGAATATATTGTTTAAAGCAAAACTATTTTTCCTTACTCTAAAATACCTTTTGTAACAAAAAGAAGACGTTGAACTGTTGCATACAGCAAAACTGTAAGTTTTCTTGGATTGGCACGTTGAACAAGAATATCAGCAGCTGTAGAGCGATGTCCGGTGCTATTAAAAATTGTCCCACCAAGCTTGGTGCCAGGGATGTGGTCATATGTGAAGCCATTGTAAGGAGAAATGCCTGTTTCTATAAGACCTTTTGCTACTGCATTCTGCCATTCATTTGGGGGTGGTCGATGGGCTACCACACTTTCCACCCAACGATAAGACTGCTCCACCAGGCCTGGCTCCAATCCCATGGCTTTCACCTCACTTGAACTTGCACGTGTGTAAAATCCTGCATTGAGACAGGTGCCTCCTCCTAACACTCTTGGTCTTATATTTAGCACCTATTTAATGCACAGTAGTTTCACTCAAGTTAGCTTATCACTGAATTCAAATGGCATAACATGTGCCCAGTTGAAGCTTGAAAATGATAAACAGTGGACATGCTTTGATAGTCATTACACTAAATATTTGAAGCCATAAAGAATGGGTTTGTTAACATAGAAAGATTTATCTTTCATgtaatcattgttttgaaatatATAAAATGGAAAAATTAGGATTAAGTTTGCAGGAAGTGTACTTCAAGTTTAATGTTTTGTTCTTAATATATGATTTCATGTAATATACATGTaaaataatgattatattttaaaagaCAACTAAAAGGAGTGGGATTTATGAATGAAAGTACAAGATGAACTTGAAAATCTACCTAATATTCAATTGTCCTAACTTTACATGTAGAAGAAAAGATGTAGCATGTGAGCATATTTCAATAGTTGTGATAATACCTATTAATTTAATGTCCTATATTTTTAATAATCTAGTACTAGTAGTTGTGGCTAAAAGCTATTAATGCTAACGACGAATattcataattgaatgaaatgtaacCTTTACATCTAAAATACAACAAATCATTAATACACCAACAAAATATAATTTAATCTTCAactatttttcttctattttttaaatgtattttgacCACCTCACAAAAAAAAAAAGACGACTAAATGCACAACTATTACTCTTATCATTTTGAATCTTTTagaatagattaaaaaaaatactTTCTCATGTCTGAATAGACAGTATGAATAAAACAACCATAGTTGCTGACGTTCAAAACCAATTCTACTTTTCAGTGATTAATAAGCCCGTCTATCCCGTGCAAACCCACGTTTGTCATTTGTAAATCAATGATTTCAGTAAAGAGATTATCTGAATCTTACCCCATCTTCAGATACAAAAAGCTGGCCTGTCGAGCGATTCGACCCAAAGTCATACAAATTTGCTTCAAAATTCTCTATATTCAATATTTTTTCGTTACCAAACGGAGATCCTCCTCTCTCCAAGAGGAGTACAGACATATTCTGTGAGAGAGTGGCAGCAAGACTACACCCAGCAGTTCCGCCGCCAACTATTATATAATCATACCTTGACTTCTTCCACTGACCATTCTTTGCTTCTTTCACAAATGAATGCTCTGCTAAAAAAGTTTACATAATTATTTTCATGAGAGATTATAGAGTATATATGAAATGTGGGTGATAAAAAATGCATACATAATCATTCTAACAGTAGATTATAGAGTATGATTTGAATAGTTAATTAATAATCATTTCAATGATTGATTATAAGTTATGATGAAACATTGATAACAAAAAAATTTTACATAATGTGCAAATTAGAAAGTATTATCGTAGAGATCAAACTCTATGATCTATCATACGAAAGAAGAGAACAAGACAAATAGAAAGAATAGAACAATCATTTTATTCTTTTCTCATCTTGGTCTCTTTTTTTCATGATAGTTTGATCCAAAACGTCTAGGAAATAAATTCACAAAATAAACTATGCACAATAACATCATAAAGTATTGAAACCATATGTCTACAATTAAAAAATATTACTAAATTGATATAATAGACTTTTCATGTTTAAAGAAACAAAACTCATTAACCTTTTGCAGAGATGCAGAGAAAGGCATGGAGGAGGAGGCATATTAACAGCGTGCTCCCTTGAACACCCATATCAGCTACCTTAAAAGAAAATACACAGAGTTATTCTGATTTACAGACTTTACTTCTCAAAGTTTTTCGACCTCTGCTAAGTAGTGAACGTACTTAAATAATCAATACCGCTCTCAAATTTTATGATGCTGTGTACCATACCGACTGGGTTGTTGATATGTTTTAAGACGTATAAAAGCTGGTATTACAAATCTATCGACTAATCAATACCGCATTGGGTAGTTAGACGTATGAGCCATTCTCGTCTGCGTCTCATTCAATTAGTCTTAAACATAGCTGCCAAACGAGGCTAAACATAGCTGCTAAAAGAGGTTCACGATGAAATCCATGGATTGACGTTATAATGAGTGTATcctatttatttatgtatatttgTTTACCTGGATATTAAAATTCTTTTACTTCTATTTATATCACATTAAATCTTATATCACGTACTTTGTTGATATGTTTTAAGACGTATAAAATCTGGTATTACAAATCTATCGACTAATCAATACCGCATTGGGTAGTTAGACGTATGAGCCATTCTTGTCTGCCTCTCATTCAATTAGTCTTAAACATAGCTGCCAAACGAGGCTAAACATAGCTGCTAAAAGAGGTTCACGATGAAATCCATGGATTGACGTTATAATGAGTGTATcctatttatttatgtatatttgTTTCCCTGGATATTAAAATTCTTTTACTTCTATTTATATCACATTAAATCTTATATCACCTACTTTTAAGataggaagggtttagaatttcGACAACATTTTTtctgatataa
This genomic stretch from Cryptomeria japonica chromosome 8, Sugi_1.0, whole genome shotgun sequence harbors:
- the LOC131060065 gene encoding protein HOTHEAD isoform X1, whose translation is MGVQGSTLLICLLLHAFLCISAKAEHSFVKEAKNGQWKKSRYDYIIVGGGTAGCSLAATLSQNMSVLLLERGGSPFGNEKILNIENFEANLYDFGSNRSTGQLFVSEDGVLNIRPRVLGGGTCLNAGFYTRASSSEVKAMGLEPGLVEQSYRWVESVVAHRPPPNEWQNAVAKGLIETGISPYNGFTYDHIPGTKLGGTIFNSTGHRSTAADILVQRANPRKLTVLLYATVQRLLFVTKDETRPKAKGVVFMDADGREQQVFLKDGKSEVIISAGALGSPQLLMLSGIGPAEELKSMGIKVIMDQPAVGKGMADNPMNTIYIPLAIGVPVSLIQVVGITKFGSYIETCSGFKFYSKSVGKKDGIILQKVKGPLSKGYLRLDNSTNIDDNPVVKFNYYDHPMDVQSCVKGMGTIEKIIKSHPTKKIISPSTSLNKIMNSSYQTIGNLIPRNPEGWGSLEKFCKDTVTTIWHYHGGCQVGSVVDGEYRLLGADSVRVIDGSTFLFSPGTNPQATVMMLGRYMGVRILRERLGPSAEV
- the LOC131060065 gene encoding protein HOTHEAD isoform X2; the encoded protein is MGVQGSTLLICLLLHAFLCISAKEHSFVKEAKNGQWKKSRYDYIIVGGGTAGCSLAATLSQNMSVLLLERGGSPFGNEKILNIENFEANLYDFGSNRSTGQLFVSEDGVLNIRPRVLGGGTCLNAGFYTRASSSEVKAMGLEPGLVEQSYRWVESVVAHRPPPNEWQNAVAKGLIETGISPYNGFTYDHIPGTKLGGTIFNSTGHRSTAADILVQRANPRKLTVLLYATVQRLLFVTKDETRPKAKGVVFMDADGREQQVFLKDGKSEVIISAGALGSPQLLMLSGIGPAEELKSMGIKVIMDQPAVGKGMADNPMNTIYIPLAIGVPVSLIQVVGITKFGSYIETCSGFKFYSKSVGKKDGIILQKVKGPLSKGYLRLDNSTNIDDNPVVKFNYYDHPMDVQSCVKGMGTIEKIIKSHPTKKIISPSTSLNKIMNSSYQTIGNLIPRNPEGWGSLEKFCKDTVTTIWHYHGGCQVGSVVDGEYRLLGADSVRVIDGSTFLFSPGTNPQATVMMLGRYMGVRILRERLGPSAEV